A window of Diospyros lotus cultivar Yz01 chromosome 14, ASM1463336v1, whole genome shotgun sequence contains these coding sequences:
- the LOC127789846 gene encoding uncharacterized protein LOC127789846 isoform X5 — protein sequence MLFVSYFAVVCQRAILFLPASSATAFGRQNSPRSIGQKPKRLVTGQAKPRRITWDVCPCPWIQQQFEWESPDLCSSNRWNKVSSFCPISPISLFSSLFLIKILQEFLTRKLHNLPLPNNAIVEIDVYDHQPWFYASGHNYGMDQYETYYFVRREKKSKSKFETAKNPKRHLKSDGNSSRGGWWKAITGDKPIHNKRGHIIGFKKTLKFCTYKDQKYDRRECVKTDWIMHEYKLSHPTFQEWVVCGIRYNGGKGTGQEYALGCHSILDHASGHRQEREEDQQSQTQQDSPYDKVCNASSQLNMGSDGQCCWANVQKYFGLNEQEYASGCHSTLDHASGHWQEREEDQQSQTQQDSPYDKVCNASSQLNMGSDRQCCWANAQEYFGLNEQEYASGCYSTLDNQRAQDSNKSLEFIDDPSWNEFEDTEGSQVQFPQISFTGRDLEDGGLYFDLWT from the exons ATGTTATTT GTGAGCTACTTTGCTGTAGTTTGCCAGAGAGCAATCCTGTTCCTTCCAG CATCCTCCGCAACTGCCTTCGGGCGACAAAATTCCCCTCGTTCTATTGGTCAAAAGCCAAAACGACTGGTTACTGGCCAAGCTAAGCCAAGAAGAATCACCTGGGATGTCTGCCCATGCCCATGGATTCAGCAGCAGTTCGAATGGGAATCTCCGGATCTATGCTCCTCCAA CAGATGGAATAAAGTATCGAGCTTTTGTCCAAtttctccaatctccttgttttcctccttgtttcTCATCAAAATTTTGCAAGAATTCTTGACTAGAAAGCTTCACAATCTTCCATTGCCCAACAATGCCATCGTGGAGATAGATGTCTACGATCACCAACCGTGGTTCTACGCAA GTGGTCATAATTATGGAATGGATCAGTATGAGACGTACTATTTTGTGAGACGGGAGAAAAAGTCTAAATCTAAATTTGAAACCGCAAAGAACCCCAAACGGCACCTTAAAAGCGATGGAAATTCCAGTCGTGGAGGATGGTGGAAGGCCATCACTGGTGATAAGCCAATCCATAATAAGAGAGGTCATATAATTGGTTTTAAGAAGACTCTCAAGTTTTGTACCTACAAGGACCAAAAGTATGACCGTAGGGAGTGCGTCAAAACAGATTGGATAATGCATGAATACAAGCTGTCGCATCCAACA TTCCAAGAATGGGTAGTATGCGGCATACGGTACAATGGGGGAAAAGGGACTGGGCAAGAATATGCATTGGGATGCCATTCGATATTAGACCATGCATCGGGACATCGGCAAGAACGTGAGGAGGATCAGCAGTCTCAAACACAACAGGATTCACCATATGATAAAGTCTGTAATGCTTCTTCTCAGCTGAACATGGGATCCGATGGGCAATGCTGTTGGGCAaatgtgcaaaaatattttgggtTAAATGAGCAAGAATATGCATCGGGATGCCATTCGACGTTAGACCATGCATCCGGACATTGGCAAGAACGTGAGGAGGATCAGCAGTCTCAAACACAACAGGATTCACCATATGATAAAGTCTGTAATGCTTCTTCTCAACTGAACATGGGATCCGATCGGCAATGCTGTTGGGCAAATGCGCAAGAATATTTTGGGTTAAATGAGCAAGAATATGCATCGGGCTGCTATTCGACGTTGGACAATCAACGAGCCCAAGATAGCAACAAATCTCTCGAATTTATTGATGATCCGAGTTGGAATGAGTTTGAGGACACGGAGGGATCCCAAGTTCAGTTTCCTCAGATTTCATTCACAGGGAGAGATCTCGAAGATGGGGgactttattttgatttgtggaCTTAA